ATTTAACTCGAACATGCACCACTGAGACTTGAGGAAGTCTGACGTCATTATCAGAATTATACGTCTGCTGCTGTGAATGGCGATCGTAATATTCTCTGCTATATCAACTCCTGGAATAAAATCACGATCGTGAATACGAACTTTGAATCCTTTGTTTTCCAGTTCCTTCGCCATGTTTACTACAAAGCCTCTCTGTTTGTCAGCGTATGATATAAACACATCAGATTCATAGAATTTTTTCCGAATAGTTTTCTTATTTTCAGGAAATATGACCCGCTTGATAAGGTAGTATAAGTACAATATTTTCCATCGGTACCGATAAATTATTCGATAAACTATGAAACTTGTGGTGATGCAAATGAATGAAGATGCCAATATAATAATTACGCTATAGGAGGAACAATCCTTTCTTAATATATCTAGAATTTCAGGCAGGTTCCGAAGTGGTAAGCTGGATCCGTTAttgtaaacacattttgtttcagAGAGGCGAATAAATCTGGACAGATCGTTATTGTGTATccaattaaaaaagaatagGTTCTTGCATACACAGGACAATGGGTTTCCTAGGAAACTGATATTAAATTGCGTGTGTTTTGGTAATAAGTCGATCGTCGATTCGTTGAGCTCAGATATCAGATTGTACGACAGATCAAAAAGTTGGAGCTGGTGCATATGTCGAAGGTCAACATTCCATGTGTCCAGTCTGTTGTGTGAAACATTAAGAATTTTTATCATTGAGttgttaataaatacatttcgAGGTAAAGTAGTTATTTTGTTATCGTGTAAACTCAAGACAGCCAACTTGAGGTTGCTCCCCAACATCTCACCTTTGTTATCGTTCTGGAATATGTGACCCAAATCATTTCGAGAAAAGTTGAGCACCTTTAGTtgggtttgaatttttaacatatGCGGTGTAAAATTTCTACAATAATTGTTCGAGAAATCTATATACATAAGTTTATTACACCCTGACGTTGGACCgttcatttcatatataaaattgtTCTGAAAGTGAATATGTGTAATATTGCACTGTCCAAAAAACAGTTCACCCACGGAAAATTGTAACTTCATGTTATTTGCTAATATTGTTGTCAAATTTTTGGGAAAGTAAAAGGTAAATTTGGGAGGCTTTAAAGAGAATCCTGATGAAACGCTGTTAAAGTACCGAGGATATTCGCCTCTTTCACCCTCATTCGTGTTCATTTTCGATTCTGGTGAGATGTGACATGATTGATGGTAATCATAGCAACCTTCGAAGTAATTATTatgtgaaaatatttgaaaactcACATTAAGAGTCTGGAGGTTTTGCAAGGCAGAAACCTCTAGGACGTAAATACCGTTGTCCAGCTTATTATCTCCCAAAGACAAGAATCTTAAAGACTTAGGCAGATGATACGTAATAACCCCCGTTTCTATGATCTCGAGTCTGTTACTGTCTAAATACAACTCTTCGAGTAGGGTTTTGTTCAAGTAAGCCGTGTGGTTCAGAAGTAAGATGGTGCCTAGTCCGAACGTACAGTGGACCTTTTTaagtttcagtactttgattgtacTGTTCTGAAGGTCATGTGCTATGCTTTGGAAACCTCTGAATCCAAGTCGTTCGTTATATGAAGCATCTAAAAATTGCAAATGTCTCTGAGAAGCCACGGAACCTTTCTCAATATGCATCAAATTACAATGAGATAAATTTAAGTGTGTCAAATTGAATTTATCAAACATTGACCCATTTAATCGAGATATACTGCAAGACCCGTCAAATCCGGAGACATCAAGGATTTTTAAGCTGTAAGCTTTGTTTGGAAACATGTCCGCGAAATTTCCTTGAGGAAGCCCATTAATACGCAGATGATATAATGAAACAAATCCTGCGAGTAAGTTGTTCGGATAGCCatcaaaatctttgaaattacCTTTTAGGGATAAAAACTGTAAATTTGACATTCTAGTCACATTTTGAAAAGAATCGGCTTTAATGTTGTTGCAGTCCAGATTAAGATGTCGCAATCGTTTGTATTTTTGCAGACTTGTATTATCTGAGATGTTATTATGGGATAAATCAAGAAATTCTATATTCCTTGGCATATTGTCTGGAACATGATGGAATTTGTTGTTTCGCAGGTTAATGGCCACTATGTCGGAAGTTTTGTTGAAACAAGGAGGAATTTTCAGATCACGTGATGAACAATCCACGGACAGTGTtgtggcgtaggaatacaaacAGTTTGCGTCATTGGTGCATGTCACTTCCGCATGAACATACGAAGTTATCATCAGCAAAATAATACAGATGATTTCCATGTTCATCCCTTCAAAAAAagcatgaaaaataatttttatgattaaGAAGATTAAGAAGAAGgatgaataaggcgtgtaaaatgcctataCACGCTCGGACAGgttactgaaaaattaaaatatcaataaatctgatatatgtttctaaaaatcatttaaaacaatatatatttaacacatcattgatttgtaacctataaatatgttcaatacatggaatatgttgactcaaacaggcgtatacgtatcaaaacgtccaaatagtgtcatttctTAGGACTTTAAGGCATTTTCTTTCAAAGAGTGGGTCCGTGCTCCATATTTTactcatagtctaaataaagtctaatggaaaacaaacagatctcaatcaacaaaaacgtagagagatgacccactatacattaaaaatatcatattgtatcccaacaattgaacgctttgaataaataaaacaagtccgtaaatttgtGGCCAAAGTCACACATAGAATTTAAACAGCATACTTtcttgtgtctgaaatggctcagtggttagagcacctgaCGTAaactaaccttatatatctagggtttttatgttatgcgttcgataccaccaaaatttaatgcaataattttcgtatcatttgtttaatatattttaaactgaatatagttagaaattgcgcattgtattttaatacatttaaatagatttaattgggggaAACTAAATTCAAAATTGGTTTTCAACGACTGAATCGAATGGGCattccacccatcttctttgtgtaacaaaacaaatttatcatTTGCATCAGATTTAAAAAGAGAGTAAAATCATTATGTAGCGATATTAAGAACAGACACAAGCACTGGGTGGGATCATACATACGTACATGTTTGCCGAATGTTTGCAAATTTCTGAAGTTGCAGCGAAAATGCACGCTACAAAGGTATATTAAAATGTGCCgaacatttttattgttatcTAGTTTTCTCACTCTGAATTATCAAGGCATAACGTATTTCTGGTATTTGGTGATACCAGTATGATAAGACAGAAAAAGGTTGGAACATATTGTCAATAATGACTTTTATATTCTCTTGATCTTAACTCCGATTTGGTGAAGGCTGCGTCTTCTCATAGATTACAGTAGTCATTGACTACTATACCTTTATGAATACACTGACTGCAATGAGACTCGTCCGACTTAATTCAGGGATGTACTTTACTTAGTTGAAACAACGTCATTTTCACAGCAATTTCTCACCAGAGAGCGCACTCCACAAGCTTCCTTCTAGTGAGAGAATGATAACAGAGCAGTTCTTGGCAAACACCTTTCTGGTTTTGACagtctatgaatattaataaccTTATTTTTGCGAGCTAGAAGAAAGGACGTCAATATTTGAAAGCTTGTTTTGATGAGTAAACTAGATTGTAACATCTCATCGAAAGTCCAATCTCTTTTTATAgcagttttaatattttttctatcttatcaatatttctaattgtgtaaatatttttttcacttttgttttgtttaagtgATAAAACTTCTtccaaataatattttatattttggaaTTATATCTTTGGGGATATGTTGGATTTCGAAAGTAATGACTAATGCCGAGTGCAAACGCAACTCCTTGGGCTCCTCCGAGAGAGCTTGGAAAAACACCACGAATGTATTTACATAACTAGGTagtatcatttgtttaaatttcatacaATATTGATTCCCTTACCTTCAAGAAATGAATAGTCTAGACAGTTTGAAATATCTCTTCATCGGTGTATTTTATGCTATATCAGTGAAAATCTAAGCTCAACAAATAATACACCACCCTCTATTCATATCAAAATTGATATAGAGGTGGTTGCTACGAATGTCTACGTAATATTTCCTCTACATTAATAAACAGAGGAGGCGGTAAACGCAcaataaatatgcattaaaaacaCTTATTCTCAAGATCGAACAAATGTGAATTGGAACCAATCACACAACGCGTAACAAACTCGCATGGATACGAGATCTATTGATTGTCAGATTGAATGTTCAATAAAACGGTTACTCCACTTTTGAATTATGAATGTGAGGTATGGGgctttgaatattttatataatttaaaaacttcgtaataaattttgtgaacTTGTGCTCAGttttgataccaaatgatatGGTTTACGGTGAACTTGCTATATATCCATTGCTTGTACAAGTAAAATGAGAATGATCTAGcttttgataaatgataaagACATTAAATATCCCATAtcttatatcaattttttgtttggcGAAACACTACACAACAATGATAATTTCAAATAGAttgaatgtatacatatatggtTTTTGGGAATGTGGATTGAATTCTGTATGTATAATGCAAATTGTAGATATATTGTAATGTAAAACGGTTGTTTAATATTGTTAAGCAAACcttaaataatcaatttcaacaaaaatgaatttaagacTGTAACATATACAGTAAGGGCAAAATTTATATTCAGACAGCTTTGGAGGAATGTggattaaattgttataatgtataATGGAAATTGTAGATACAGTCAATGTAAAACGGTTGTTGAATGTTGTTAAAGAAACCTTGAAGGATGTCAAACTGTAACATTTCTAGTAAAGGCATAATCTTAACAAAAATTACCAATAGTATTTTTGTATATAGAAATTGTATTAATGAATTCAACAGTATTATTATAATTGTTGGATTTATAGTAAGTAATCTTAAACTGCGGCTTATTAAAACAGGCAGATGGAACAATGTGTCTGAATATAAAAGACATTGTACTTGACATGTATGTGGAAATGGTACTGgggtagctgcaggtctgtagctctacGGTAAGATTCGGCCTGACATGCTGCACAGCTACAGTGACTGTCCCTCCCATACAAAGAACTCGCAATTCACGGCGTACAAAGTATTAGTTTTTGGACAGATCAACCTTGATCATTACAAATCATGGGAAAATACGTACGGAATATCATAACTTTACTACTTATATCGTCGCTTTACTTGCCTCTCAAATTCTTCTTAACATCATCACCAGCCCCGTAAAGTGAAGTAGTGTGGTTTATTtacgatgtaaaaatggcgactggAGATTCACGTGAATTTAACATCcttcattttccgaggtcggttaaGCAATTAAACACGTGCTTACAAATAAactttgcaatttaaaaaaaaatatatagcctACATGCTTTGTGTTTGTGCAGGAACAATCCATGAAGCCTCAATCCAAATTTGTTCCTTTACATTGTGCACAACAAGACAATTGTTCGTGCAAATTAAGTATTgatttgtaaaatgtaaatgcatgttAAACAAGATATCTCTGATatccccgctctgatgtgaatatacaaaaaagCAAAGTCAACaattaacaggaagttgacatcgaATTTGCTAAAAAATGAATCCTACCATATGGCATGCCTGCCTCAACAAAGACTGTGTTAAAATCTTTgacaattgttaaaaaatttaggCCATACAGCATACCTAAACAAAGAGtgtattaaaaatttcaagcatcttcGATTAATAGTTACTGAGATATCTGTGACAAAAATTTATTCGAAAATTTAAGCTTagaataaacaaagtcgtcattcaACAGGAAGTTGAGGtctgattgataaaaaaataaatcctatCATGGGGCATAcctaaacaaagagtgtgttaaCATTTCAAGCGTCTGCGAATAAATAATAGTTGTTGAAAATCTTTGGCGAAAATTTGTTACGGACAGGAGGACAACAGGCGGACAAACACACAAACGGACAGACAGAAAGCTTAATTTGTCAATGATACACTCAGGTATACTAAACTGTACATGAGTATGACTGAGTATACACGAATGTACACGCATCCTGTCTCAAATCTCTAACATTACAATTTTTAGGAAAATGTATTATTAATCCAAGTACTGAAGTACCGACGctagttgattttattgattacatgtattattaatgtAAAAGTCAGCTACATGTTTATGTAATTtcgcatggcaagtagtttctaagCTGTGTTTTAATAATTacgcatgtttttttttctaatatgaattctcgagcttttccgacaagaattccGAGCAAAAGACGGAAAagcccatatgaatcatgttgtataatatttaaagatagaattaacgcCATTAAACTCTACGATGCGTTATATATCAgt
The nucleotide sequence above comes from Magallana gigas chromosome 2, xbMagGiga1.1, whole genome shotgun sequence. Encoded proteins:
- the LOC117681463 gene encoding toll-like receptor 4 isoform X3; this translates as MSHFLRNPSCLLVQTTKRRRYETLSTRTKSQFQWMNMEIICIILLMITSYVHAEVTCTNDANCLYSYATTLSVDCSSRDLKIPPCFNKTSDIVAINLRNNKFHHVPDNMPRNIEFLDLSHNNISDNTSLQKYKRLRHLNLDCNNIKADSFQNVTRMSNLQFLSLKGNFKDFDGYPNNLLAGFVSLYHLRINGLPQGNFADMFPNKAYSLKILDVSGFDGSCSISRLNGSMFDKFNLTHLNLSHCNLMHIEKGSVASQRHLQFLDASYNERLGFRGFQSIAHDLQNSTIKVLKLKKVHCTFGLGTILLLNHTAYLNKTLLEELYLDSNRLEIIETGVITYHLPKSLRFLSLGDNKLDNGIYVLEVSALQNLQTLNTGHMEC
- the LOC117681463 gene encoding toll-like receptor 4 isoform X4, with amino-acid sequence MHQLQLFDLSYNLISELNESTIDLLPKHTQFNISFLGNPLSCVCKNLFFFNWIHNNDLSRFIRLSETKCVYNNGSSLPLRNLPEILDILRKDCSSYSVIIILASSFICITTSFIVYRIIYRYRWKILYLYYLIKRVIFPENKKTIRKKFYESDVFISYADKQRGFVVNMAKELENKGFKVRIHDRDFIPGVDIAENITIAIHSSRRIILIMTSDFLKSQWCMFELNMARMESLYSREGVNCLLIILLEKSVVKEMPRSLLDIIESKSYLEYPDDNDDNDSLQSLSVFWRNLEDAVSDTEHNQEIVNDG
- the LOC117681463 gene encoding toll-like receptor 4 isoform X2, whose protein sequence is MNMEIICIILLMITSYVHAEVTCTNDANCLYSYATTLSVDCSSRDLKIPPCFNKTSDIVAINLRNNKFHHVPDNMPRNIEFLDLSHNNISDNTSLQKYKRLRHLNLDCNNIKADSFQNVTRMSNLQFLSLKGNFKDFDGYPNNLLAGFVSLYHLRINGLPQGNFADMFPNKAYSLKILDVSGFDGSCSISRLNGSMFDKFNLTHLNLSHCNLMHIEKGSVASQRHLQFLDASYNERLGFRGFQSIAHDLQNSTIKVLKLKKVHCTFGLGTILLLNHTAYLNKTLLEELYLDSNRLEIIETGVITYHLPKSLRFLSLGDNKLDNGIYVLEVSALQNLQTLNVSFQIFSHNNYFEGCYDYHQSCHISPESKMNTNEGERGEYPRYFNSVSSGFSLKPPKFTFYFPKNLTTILANNMKLQFSVGELFFGQCNITHIHFQNNFIYEMNGPTSGCNKLMYIDFSNNYCRNFTPHMLKIQTQLKVLNFSRNDLGHIFQNDNKGEMLGSNLKLAVLSLHDNKITTLPRNVFINNSMIKILNVSHNRLDTWNVDLRHMHQLQLFDLSYNLISELNESTIDLLPKHTQFNISFLGNPLSCVCKNLFFFNWIHNNDLSRFIRLSETKCVYNNGSSLPLRNLPEILDILRKDCSSYSVIIILASSFICITTSFIVYRIIYRYRWKILYLYYLIKRVIFPENKKTIRKKFYESDVFISYADKQRGFVVNMAKELENKGFKVRIHDRDFIPGVDIAENITIAIHSSRRIILIMTSDFLKSQWCMFELNMARMESLYSREGVNCLLIILLEKSVVKEMPRSLLDIIESKSYLEYPDDNDDNDSLQSLSVFWRNLEDAVSDTEHNQEIVNDG
- the LOC117681463 gene encoding toll-like receptor 4 isoform X1 — translated: MSHFLRNPSCLLVQTTKRRRYETLSTRTKSQFQWMNMEIICIILLMITSYVHAEVTCTNDANCLYSYATTLSVDCSSRDLKIPPCFNKTSDIVAINLRNNKFHHVPDNMPRNIEFLDLSHNNISDNTSLQKYKRLRHLNLDCNNIKADSFQNVTRMSNLQFLSLKGNFKDFDGYPNNLLAGFVSLYHLRINGLPQGNFADMFPNKAYSLKILDVSGFDGSCSISRLNGSMFDKFNLTHLNLSHCNLMHIEKGSVASQRHLQFLDASYNERLGFRGFQSIAHDLQNSTIKVLKLKKVHCTFGLGTILLLNHTAYLNKTLLEELYLDSNRLEIIETGVITYHLPKSLRFLSLGDNKLDNGIYVLEVSALQNLQTLNVSFQIFSHNNYFEGCYDYHQSCHISPESKMNTNEGERGEYPRYFNSVSSGFSLKPPKFTFYFPKNLTTILANNMKLQFSVGELFFGQCNITHIHFQNNFIYEMNGPTSGCNKLMYIDFSNNYCRNFTPHMLKIQTQLKVLNFSRNDLGHIFQNDNKGEMLGSNLKLAVLSLHDNKITTLPRNVFINNSMIKILNVSHNRLDTWNVDLRHMHQLQLFDLSYNLISELNESTIDLLPKHTQFNISFLGNPLSCVCKNLFFFNWIHNNDLSRFIRLSETKCVYNNGSSLPLRNLPEILDILRKDCSSYSVIIILASSFICITTSFIVYRIIYRYRWKILYLYYLIKRVIFPENKKTIRKKFYESDVFISYADKQRGFVVNMAKELENKGFKVRIHDRDFIPGVDIAENITIAIHSSRRIILIMTSDFLKSQWCMFELNMARMESLYSREGVNCLLIILLEKSVVKEMPRSLLDIIESKSYLEYPDDNDDNDSLQSLSVFWRNLEDAVSDTEHNQEIVNDG